One part of the Candidatus Flexicrinis affinis genome encodes these proteins:
- a CDS encoding cobalamin-dependent protein (Presence of a B(12) (cobalamin)-binding domain implies dependence on cobalamin itself, in one of its several forms, or in some unusual lineages, dependence on a cobalamin-like analog.): MKILLVNPPSGSLTVGLKHLAKIEPLGLEIIGASVPGHDVELLDMELDTDLEGTLQRYRPDIVGVSAQVVQTYTSRRVLRTAKESNPNTLTIVGGHHATLCPHEFDAPFIDVVVIGEGVSAFRELVARWDEKREVDFDDIRGLALRRAGEFYLTDPRPLPTSLDHMPQPDRTLTQKYRARYFYLFENSVASIQTSLGCTFPCNFCSCQHFTRRHFIARSPELIVEDLKTIKEDFIMFCDDHSFIDVKRMERLYELIKAAGIRKRYFAYTRADCVVNNPDIFAKWASIGLVMVMTGLEAIDDSRINQVNKRTSVQINETAIEILARNGIVLSAGFLIMPDYTEEDFRRIDAYARRHPNIALTELTPLTPLPGTGFHEEVKAQITTHNREVYDLAHFVLPTTNLPPAKMYRLIQKYYFRIVLRAIWRLKLYRPRYLFKPHIPRLVFGAIRVASMMYRTHRDAHNLPLSAAEP; encoded by the coding sequence ATGAAGATCCTCTTGGTTAACCCACCCAGTGGAAGCCTCACTGTTGGCCTGAAGCACCTGGCAAAGATCGAGCCATTGGGACTGGAAATCATCGGGGCGTCTGTCCCGGGTCACGACGTCGAACTCCTCGACATGGAGCTCGATACCGACTTGGAAGGCACACTTCAGCGCTATCGACCAGACATCGTCGGGGTCAGCGCACAGGTTGTGCAGACCTACACATCCAGACGTGTCCTAAGGACGGCGAAGGAATCCAACCCAAACACGCTGACCATCGTCGGCGGGCATCATGCGACCCTTTGCCCCCACGAATTCGACGCGCCTTTTATTGATGTCGTCGTGATTGGTGAAGGCGTATCGGCATTCCGTGAGCTGGTTGCGCGTTGGGACGAGAAGCGGGAGGTCGACTTCGACGATATCCGCGGGCTTGCGCTGCGACGTGCGGGCGAATTCTATCTGACCGATCCCCGTCCGCTGCCCACCAGTCTCGATCACATGCCCCAGCCCGATCGTACCCTCACTCAGAAGTACCGCGCGCGCTATTTCTATCTGTTCGAAAACTCTGTCGCCTCAATTCAGACCTCGCTGGGATGCACTTTCCCGTGCAACTTCTGTTCCTGCCAGCACTTCACCCGGCGTCACTTCATCGCGCGCTCGCCCGAACTGATCGTTGAGGACCTCAAGACGATCAAAGAGGATTTCATCATGTTCTGTGATGATCACAGCTTCATAGATGTCAAGCGCATGGAGCGTCTTTACGAACTGATCAAGGCGGCGGGGATCCGCAAACGCTACTTTGCCTATACGCGCGCCGATTGCGTCGTGAACAATCCGGATATTTTCGCCAAGTGGGCAAGTATCGGACTGGTCATGGTGATGACCGGGCTCGAGGCCATCGACGATTCGCGCATCAATCAGGTCAATAAGAGAACCAGCGTCCAGATCAACGAGACGGCGATCGAAATCCTAGCCCGTAACGGCATCGTGTTGAGCGCAGGCTTCTTGATCATGCCGGACTACACCGAAGAGGACTTCCGGCGAATCGACGCCTATGCGCGGCGTCACCCCAATATCGCGCTGACCGAGCTTACGCCGCTTACGCCGCTGCCCGGAACCGGATTCCACGAGGAAGTGAAGGCCCAGATCACAACGCATAATCGTGAAGTCTACGATCTGGCTCACTTCGTACTTCCGACTACAAACCTTCCTCCAGCCAAGATGTATCGGTTGATCCAGAAATACTACTTCCGCATCGTACTGCGGGCGATATGGCGGCTCAAGCTCTACCGTCCGAGATATCTTTTCAAGCCGCATATTCCGAGACTGGTCTTTGGCGCGATTCGCGTGGCGTCGATGATGTATCGCACGCATAGGGATGCTCACAACCTTCCCTTGTCGGCTGCCGAGCCGTGA
- a CDS encoding glucosidase, translating to MSNGSAAESARLSDAHHGRARWMQWGPYVSDRAWGTVREDYSPDGTAWSHLPHDHARSKAYRWGEDGIGGISDDRQYLCFALALWNGRDPILKERLFGLGGGEGNHGEDVKEYYFYLDGTPTHSYMKMLYKYPHAEFPYTQLVEENRRRGLNAFEFELLDTGVFDENAYFDVTVEYAKHSPSDILIRISAVNRGSDRASLMLLPTLWFRNTWSWGYDTGPMKDVPGKPSLTASEMSTIRADHPVLGPMYLYADGLPELIFTENETNAQRLYGLDNPTPHVKDSFHRYVIDGDLSAINPDRTGTKAAARYALAIGAGETATLQLRLTSTALDHPFEAFGQVFRDRIAEANAFYDALHRPTLSTDARQIQRQALAGMLWNKQLYYYDVEQWLAGDPIAEPPQQRKSGRSSQWTHLNNFDILSMPDKWEYPWYAGWDLAFHCIPLAMVDAEFAKAQILLLTREWYMHPNGQLPAYEWAFGDVNPPVHAWAALHIYRLDGRRDTVFLKRVFNKMLLNFTWWVNRKDAEGRNIFQGGFLGLDNISLFDRSSALPLGGHIDQSDGTAWMGFYCLEMMKIALELAKSDPPYEDMAIKFYEHFLWIALAIGGDTRDGVGLWDAEDGFYYDVLKIPGHRPQPLRVRSLVGLMPLIAVETVSQKTLDRFPAFATSIRWLCEHRPDLARNLASTERLGKESTHLFAMVSEDQLRRVLSILLDEREFLSPYGIRSLSKSHDTPYEMETGGQRFSIRYEPAESSSNLFGGNSNWRGPIWFPINYLLIEALRKHARFYGDGFKLECPTGSGVYLTLDQIADDLGRRLVAIFLRNDHDVRPVYGGQQRFQTDPHWRDSILFHEYFHGENGAGLGASHQTGWTGLVATLLSQCY from the coding sequence ATGTCTAATGGTTCTGCTGCAGAGTCCGCCCGACTGTCCGACGCACACCATGGCAGAGCCCGATGGATGCAGTGGGGACCATACGTTAGCGATCGTGCGTGGGGAACTGTACGCGAGGATTACAGCCCCGACGGGACGGCTTGGTCCCACCTGCCGCACGATCATGCGCGCAGCAAGGCATACCGCTGGGGCGAAGACGGGATCGGCGGGATCAGTGATGACCGCCAATACCTATGCTTCGCACTGGCGCTATGGAACGGACGGGACCCGATCCTCAAGGAAAGGCTGTTCGGTCTTGGCGGCGGTGAGGGTAATCACGGCGAGGACGTCAAGGAGTACTACTTCTACCTCGATGGTACGCCAACCCACAGTTACATGAAGATGCTTTACAAGTATCCTCATGCAGAATTCCCGTATACTCAGCTCGTCGAGGAGAACCGCCGGCGAGGCCTGAATGCGTTTGAATTCGAGCTGCTGGATACGGGTGTTTTCGATGAAAACGCATATTTCGATGTCACCGTAGAGTATGCAAAGCATTCACCCAGCGACATTCTGATTCGAATTTCGGCTGTCAATCGCGGCAGCGATCGCGCGTCATTGATGCTGCTGCCAACGCTCTGGTTCCGAAACACATGGTCTTGGGGATATGACACAGGGCCCATGAAGGATGTCCCGGGCAAGCCGAGCCTCACGGCTAGCGAGATGTCGACGATTCGCGCCGACCATCCCGTCCTCGGCCCAATGTACCTCTACGCAGACGGCCTTCCTGAGCTCATCTTCACAGAGAACGAAACTAACGCCCAACGCCTTTACGGGCTCGACAACCCGACTCCGCACGTCAAAGACAGCTTTCATCGCTATGTGATCGATGGCGATCTTTCCGCCATCAACCCGGATCGGACGGGAACCAAGGCTGCCGCTCGCTATGCGCTGGCGATCGGCGCTGGCGAGACGGCAACGCTCCAACTTCGGTTAACATCGACGGCGCTTGATCATCCATTTGAGGCGTTCGGCCAAGTGTTTCGTGACCGAATCGCGGAAGCGAACGCGTTTTATGACGCCCTGCACCGCCCCACGTTGTCGACAGACGCGCGCCAGATCCAACGCCAAGCGCTGGCCGGCATGCTGTGGAACAAACAGCTCTACTATTACGACGTCGAGCAGTGGTTGGCCGGCGATCCGATCGCCGAGCCGCCTCAGCAGCGCAAGTCAGGCCGAAGCAGTCAGTGGACTCATCTCAACAATTTCGACATCTTGTCGATGCCGGACAAGTGGGAGTACCCGTGGTATGCCGGGTGGGACCTGGCCTTCCACTGTATTCCGCTCGCCATGGTCGACGCCGAGTTCGCCAAGGCACAAATCCTGCTGCTAACGCGCGAATGGTACATGCATCCCAACGGACAGTTGCCAGCATACGAATGGGCATTTGGCGACGTCAACCCACCCGTGCACGCCTGGGCCGCGCTGCACATCTATCGCCTGGATGGACGGCGCGACACGGTCTTCCTGAAGCGAGTCTTCAACAAGATGCTGCTCAACTTCACGTGGTGGGTGAATCGCAAAGATGCTGAGGGGCGCAACATCTTTCAAGGCGGCTTCTTGGGGCTGGACAACATCAGCTTGTTCGACCGGAGCAGCGCACTTCCGCTGGGCGGCCATATCGATCAGAGCGATGGTACCGCGTGGATGGGCTTCTACTGCCTGGAGATGATGAAGATCGCCCTCGAACTGGCGAAGTCCGACCCGCCATATGAAGACATGGCGATCAAGTTCTATGAGCACTTCCTGTGGATCGCTCTGGCTATCGGGGGTGATACTCGCGACGGCGTAGGGTTGTGGGATGCCGAAGACGGCTTCTACTACGATGTCCTCAAGATCCCCGGCCACCGGCCACAGCCCTTGCGCGTGCGCTCTCTGGTCGGGCTGATGCCCCTCATCGCAGTGGAGACCGTCAGCCAGAAGACGCTCGATCGGTTTCCTGCGTTCGCGACCAGCATCCGCTGGTTGTGCGAGCATCGACCAGACCTAGCCCGCAACCTTGCCAGCACGGAAAGGCTTGGCAAGGAAAGCACACACCTCTTTGCGATGGTCAGCGAAGATCAACTGCGCCGCGTTCTGAGTATCCTGCTCGACGAACGCGAGTTCCTGTCGCCATATGGCATCCGTTCGCTGTCAAAATCCCACGATACCCCATACGAAATGGAAACCGGCGGCCAACGCTTCAGTATCCGCTACGAGCCAGCAGAGTCGTCCAGCAATCTCTTCGGAGGCAATTCCAACTGGCGCGGTCCGATCTGGTTTCCGATCAATTACCTGCTGATCGAAGCCCTTCGCAAGCACGCGCGATTCTACGGAGACGGGTTCAAGTTGGAATGCCCTACGGGCAGCGGCGTGTACCTGACATTGGACCAGATTGCAGACGAT
- a CDS encoding sulfurtransferase yields MATTFGLMVAEALAHVPAISPTEARQRLANEPNTLVIDVRDAAEIAATGTIPGALNISLGSLTYKADNEVPEDWRDPALNDRSRPIITTCILGPLGALGGKLLHDLGFTNVSILNGGVQAWMEAGFPTAPAASS; encoded by the coding sequence ATGGCAACGACATTTGGTCTCATGGTCGCTGAGGCGCTGGCTCACGTGCCTGCCATCAGCCCTACAGAGGCTCGGCAACGCCTAGCAAACGAACCTAACACCCTCGTTATCGACGTGCGTGACGCGGCCGAGATTGCCGCAACAGGCACTATCCCGGGCGCGCTGAACATCTCGCTCGGGAGCCTGACCTACAAAGCCGATAACGAGGTCCCGGAGGACTGGCGCGACCCGGCGCTGAACGATCGGTCCAGACCCATCATAACAACCTGTATTCTCGGCCCGTTGGGCGCGCTGGGGGGCAAGTTGCTCCACGACCTGGGTTTCACGAACGTCTCGATCCTGAACGGTGGGGTTCAAGCGTGGATGGAAGCGGGCTTCCCAACCGCGCCCGCTGCCAGCTCATAA
- a CDS encoding MBL fold metallo-hydrolase has product MQIQYFGWSAITLQHGGVVIGFDLYGDDVHWTALDGGMPKLFCLTHGHPEHAGSLQAFLESPDSRPHLPGVHLISSAEVIRHINRNGILPPDNVHRVDDADSVTVAGVTVSTFRWVHMPLLPPGLREKMEYIFQLLTHPVDLFRIGTLGLSLPMNAPQLGFHIAYPDGTTVLNYSEGVHRLTHAEEVKQVAKKLPADVLLFAVEPDDAEAIPQWVEMLDPKDVYIYEAHRPWRDLFHLPFIDLEDYARQLSNRFPAKTFSPLVRVGVLTDSPV; this is encoded by the coding sequence ATGCAGATACAGTATTTCGGTTGGTCGGCAATTACGCTCCAACACGGAGGCGTGGTCATCGGCTTCGACCTGTACGGTGATGATGTGCATTGGACCGCTCTAGACGGTGGGATGCCAAAGCTGTTCTGTCTCACTCACGGCCACCCCGAACACGCGGGTTCGCTGCAAGCGTTTCTCGAGTCCCCCGATTCGCGCCCGCATTTGCCGGGTGTGCACCTGATCTCGTCGGCCGAGGTCATCCGCCACATCAACCGGAACGGAATTCTGCCGCCGGACAATGTGCACCGGGTCGATGACGCTGACAGCGTGACGGTCGCCGGTGTTACCGTATCGACCTTCCGGTGGGTCCACATGCCACTGTTGCCGCCGGGCCTGCGTGAAAAGATGGAGTACATCTTTCAGCTTCTGACCCACCCAGTCGACCTGTTCCGCATTGGCACCCTCGGACTGAGCCTACCGATGAATGCGCCTCAGCTTGGTTTTCACATCGCTTACCCGGACGGCACGACGGTACTGAACTACTCGGAAGGCGTGCATCGGCTGACTCACGCGGAAGAGGTCAAGCAGGTCGCTAAGAAACTGCCGGCGGATGTGCTGCTGTTCGCGGTTGAACCGGACGATGCCGAAGCCATACCACAGTGGGTTGAGATGTTGGACCCCAAGGACGTCTACATCTATGAAGCGCATCGCCCGTGGCGAGACCTGTTCCATCTGCCGTTTATCGATCTCGAAGACTATGCACGGCAGTTGTCGAATCGGTTTCCAGCAAAGACGTTCAGCCCGTTGGTACGGGTCGGCGTATTGACCGACTCGCCTGTATGA
- a CDS encoding isoamylase early set domain-containing protein, whose product MLSKAYTADGTSCIVTFTLPPDVNADTACLAGDFNDWDETVCVMTCKPDGSFETSLTLDCDRAYRFRYVLDGERWENDWQADRYAPNVYGEDDSIVEIRAVSAADEHQPPA is encoded by the coding sequence ATGCTCAGCAAGGCATACACCGCAGACGGAACATCGTGCATCGTTACGTTCACCCTTCCGCCCGATGTCAACGCGGATACCGCGTGTCTTGCTGGCGACTTCAATGACTGGGACGAGACCGTATGCGTCATGACGTGCAAACCGGACGGGAGCTTTGAGACATCACTCACACTGGACTGCGATCGGGCGTATCGTTTCCGATACGTGCTGGATGGCGAACGATGGGAGAACGACTGGCAGGCGGATCGCTATGCCCCGAACGTCTACGGCGAAGACGACTCGATCGTTGAGATCCGCGCGGTCTCGGCCGCAGACGAGCATCAACCACCCGCTTAG
- a CDS encoding saccharopine dehydrogenase NADP-binding domain-containing protein produces the protein MGSFRYAVVGAGRQGAAAAYDMAVHGDAADVLVLDANPERAADVAGRVSRLTGHPSVGSGALDARDGEALVKALEPIDVFLCATPFSLILDCTRAAIASRTSMVDLGGHTETVLAQWGMREEVREAGISVVPDCGMGPGLNNTLGVYAIEQLLARRIRPFGVQLWDGGLPQEPTPPWGYSCSFHINGLTNEYDGQALVLRNGAVTKVDALTEPETLTLDGHGEFEAFVTSGGTSTVPYTFEGILEFYENKTLRYPGHYRQFKAFKDLGLFNEEPLTIAAGCSVSPRQLYHSLLGPQLENGRFKDICLMRAQGTGGVEGRRVSVIVELIDRYDEVTDFTAMERLTGWHAAIMAQFIARGEVDAGVQPLETAISATQFVDEVRRRGIAVTERWEESDSAGLYKQPMAVPDDGSTRKG, from the coding sequence GTGGGGAGTTTTCGCTACGCCGTAGTTGGCGCGGGACGGCAAGGGGCTGCAGCGGCTTACGACATGGCCGTCCATGGAGACGCGGCCGACGTGCTGGTGCTCGACGCGAATCCAGAGCGAGCGGCGGACGTCGCTGGCCGCGTGTCACGATTGACCGGCCACCCGTCAGTCGGGTCCGGCGCGCTCGATGCGCGCGATGGGGAGGCTTTGGTCAAGGCACTTGAACCGATTGACGTCTTCCTATGCGCCACGCCGTTCAGCCTGATCCTCGACTGCACGCGCGCGGCAATCGCATCACGAACCTCCATGGTAGACCTTGGCGGCCACACCGAAACCGTCCTTGCCCAGTGGGGAATGCGCGAAGAAGTGCGTGAGGCGGGAATCTCGGTTGTTCCCGATTGTGGTATGGGTCCGGGCCTGAACAACACGCTCGGGGTCTATGCCATCGAGCAACTGCTTGCGCGGAGGATTCGCCCGTTCGGCGTGCAGCTCTGGGACGGCGGTCTTCCGCAGGAACCGACCCCGCCATGGGGCTACAGCTGTTCGTTTCACATCAACGGGCTGACCAACGAGTACGATGGTCAGGCGCTGGTTTTGCGCAATGGCGCGGTGACCAAAGTCGACGCGCTGACCGAACCGGAGACGCTCACACTCGACGGACACGGTGAATTCGAGGCGTTCGTCACGTCCGGTGGAACCTCCACCGTACCGTATACGTTCGAAGGGATCTTGGAATTCTACGAGAACAAGACCCTTCGTTATCCTGGACACTACCGCCAGTTCAAGGCGTTCAAGGATCTCGGCCTGTTCAACGAAGAGCCGCTGACAATCGCGGCCGGGTGTTCCGTGTCTCCGCGCCAGTTGTATCACTCGTTACTTGGGCCGCAGCTCGAGAACGGCCGTTTCAAGGACATTTGTCTGATGCGGGCGCAAGGAACCGGTGGCGTTGAGGGTCGGCGCGTGTCGGTGATCGTCGAGCTGATCGACCGCTATGACGAAGTGACGGACTTCACGGCGATGGAACGCCTGACGGGCTGGCATGCGGCAATCATGGCGCAGTTTATCGCCCGCGGAGAAGTAGACGCTGGTGTCCAGCCACTTGAGACGGCGATTTCAGCAACACAATTCGTAGACGAGGTGCGTCGGCGCGGGATCGCGGTCACCGAGCGCTGGGAGGAATCGGACTCTGCGGGCTTGTACAAACAGCCGATGGCAGTGCCAGATGACGGCAGCACGAGAAAAGGATAG
- a CDS encoding sulfurtransferase: protein MYAHPEMLVSTQWAADHLSHPDVRFIEVGFNSQAYDSGHVPGAVFWAWGSNVLRAGSRDILSKTELETQMSRAGIARDTTVVIYDGSSNLLAAMALWLLEIYGHRHVCLLDGNREKWASENRPLTTDIPENRATAYQASAPDLTLRAHREYVQESVGRSDRVLIDTRTTSMYAGDDAMGGTVGGHIPGAVNVPAKMEMDNGQFRRWALPTTHADGTFRSSDELRALFEGHGISPDKSVITYCVRGGLSTHMWFVLKYLLGYPDVREYDGSWAEWGNLIGVPVERVAT, encoded by the coding sequence ATGTACGCGCATCCGGAAATGCTTGTCAGTACCCAATGGGCAGCAGATCATCTGAGTCACCCCGACGTGCGTTTTATCGAGGTCGGCTTCAATTCCCAAGCGTACGACTCCGGTCACGTCCCGGGAGCGGTCTTCTGGGCGTGGGGAAGCAACGTGCTGCGGGCGGGCAGCCGCGACATTCTGTCCAAGACGGAACTGGAAACGCAGATGTCACGCGCCGGGATCGCCAGAGACACGACGGTCGTTATCTACGATGGCTCCAGCAATCTGCTCGCGGCAATGGCGTTGTGGCTGCTCGAGATCTACGGCCACCGACACGTGTGTTTGCTGGACGGCAATCGGGAGAAGTGGGCGAGCGAGAACCGACCCCTGACCACGGATATTCCCGAAAACCGGGCCACGGCCTACCAAGCTTCAGCGCCCGATTTGACACTGCGGGCGCACCGCGAGTATGTACAGGAAAGTGTCGGACGTTCCGACCGCGTGCTGATAGATACCCGGACCACGTCAATGTATGCCGGCGACGATGCGATGGGCGGGACCGTGGGCGGGCATATCCCCGGTGCAGTGAACGTTCCTGCGAAGATGGAAATGGATAACGGACAGTTCCGCCGTTGGGCCTTACCCACAACACACGCGGATGGAACCTTCAGATCTTCCGATGAACTGCGTGCTTTGTTCGAAGGTCACGGTATTTCGCCTGACAAATCCGTCATCACCTACTGCGTTCGCGGAGGGCTATCGACACATATGTGGTTTGTCCTGAAGTATCTGCTCGGGTATCCCGATGTACGCGAGTACGACGGTTCATGGGCGGAATGGGGGAACCTTATTGGCGTTCCGGTGGAACGCGTGGCGACCTAG
- a CDS encoding class I SAM-dependent methyltransferase — protein MSDTVKWNAIGNLPEIYEHIFVPAVMNVWAHKVVNQLSPRQGHRILDMACGTGAVTIEFAHRLGKESRIVGYDISPEMLEVARRKWSFTGIDWQLGDVSQLPFQDGSFDIVTCHFALMFFPDRVGALKEMYRVLAPGGQLLALVWGAIERNPGFHAVAEGFGHHFSADAREGIRGSFVLGDREKVRALAAAAGFTDAHVYELNAQAYFPSVESLVHGYGALLQAAIDWATYTRLMDSVTADLRSYVTSGVLIHPIEAIAMSVTKHVVDMNV, from the coding sequence ATGAGCGACACAGTGAAGTGGAATGCGATCGGCAACTTGCCAGAGATATACGAGCATATCTTCGTGCCCGCCGTGATGAACGTCTGGGCGCACAAGGTGGTTAATCAGCTTTCACCCCGTCAGGGCCATCGAATACTCGATATGGCCTGCGGGACCGGTGCTGTCACAATTGAGTTTGCCCACCGTCTGGGCAAGGAATCCCGCATTGTCGGATACGACATCAGCCCGGAGATGCTGGAGGTTGCACGGAGGAAGTGGTCCTTCACCGGTATCGATTGGCAGTTGGGAGACGTCTCCCAACTACCATTCCAGGATGGTTCATTCGACATAGTGACGTGCCACTTTGCCCTGATGTTCTTTCCGGACCGGGTTGGCGCCCTCAAGGAAATGTATCGTGTTCTTGCGCCGGGCGGGCAACTGTTGGCACTGGTCTGGGGTGCGATCGAACGCAACCCGGGTTTCCACGCCGTTGCCGAAGGATTCGGACATCACTTCAGCGCGGACGCACGCGAAGGTATTCGGGGATCGTTCGTACTGGGAGACCGCGAGAAGGTGCGCGCCTTGGCCGCTGCTGCAGGTTTCACCGACGCCCATGTCTATGAACTGAACGCACAAGCGTACTTTCCGTCCGTTGAAAGCCTCGTTCACGGTTACGGCGCCTTGCTTCAGGCGGCCATCGACTGGGCGACGTATACCCGCTTGATGGACAGCGTGACCGCCGATTTGCGCTCGTATGTCACCAGCGGGGTGCTGATTCATCCTATCGAAGCGATTGCGATGTCGGTCACCAAACACGTCGTGGATATGAATGTCTAG